In the Cellvibrio sp. KY-GH-1 genome, GCGCGCGTAGTTTCGCTGCGGGTATTGCTGCTGCTATCGGGTTTGGAGCGGGATTCACCACTGGAGGCACTGGCACTGAGCGATGGAAACAAACTCGCATTGGCAATACGCATTTGCAATTCCGCTTGCTTTACGCGTTCGGCTGAAATTAACAAATCAGGGCTTTGTTGTTGTGCAGCCTGCATCAACTCATTTAACGCCGGTGATTGAAATGCTTTCCACCAACTCGCATCCACTACAAGATTCTCACCCACTGCCTGAGTAGCGGTGACGGAATAATTATCCGCATAATTAATGTTCGGCTTTTGCACCTGAGTGGGTGAACACGCAGAAATTAATAGGGATGCGATCACCAAAAATAAACGTTTAATTTGCATAACCACCTTCACCTGCTACAAAGTTATTCCGTCGCCAAAGCTGCAACCGGATCAAGGCGAGCCGCTTTGCGCGCAGGCAAATAACCAAACAACAAACCCGTTAAAAACGCACAACTGAATGCCATGATGACTGGCCCAAACGAATAAGCCACAGGTGTGCCAAAATTAGCGATTAACATAGCCGTACCCAAGCCAATGGCGACGCCAATCACACCACCAAGCGCAGATACCACCAATGCTTCAATTAAAAACTGCTGCATGATATTGCGTGTACGCGCACCGGTTGCCATGCGCACACCAATTTCGCGTGTTCGCTCGGTAACACTGACCAGCATAATGTTCATTACCCCAATGCCACCTACCAGCAGTGAAATTGCGGCGATAGAACCGAGCAGGAAGGTCATGGTATTTTGTGTTTCTGAAACCATATCAATCAGCGATGACATGCTGCGAATCTGAAAATCTTCCGTACCATGTCGTTCCATAAGGAGCGCATGCACACGGGTTTGTACTTCTTCCATATTTTTTTCGTCATCAACAGAGATGGTTATGTTGCGCAAAAATCGCTGACCAATCACGCGCAAGCTACCGGTATTAAACGGCACAAATACTTTGTCGTCCTGATCTTGCCCACCGGGGTCGGCACCGCGCTCGCTCATTACTCCGATAACCTGGAAGAGCACATTATTGATGATGATAAATTCACCCAGTGGGTTTTTATCGGCGAATAATTTAGTCGCTACTGTTTTACCTAACACCACAACAGTGGCGTAATTCTTGTTGTCTTCATCGGTAAAGAAAGTACCCTGCGCCAAATCCCATTTCCGCGCCATAGGAAATTGCGCAGCTGTTGCGCTAATTTCGGTGGAGTGATCGATATTTCCATAGCGCAGGGTGTAGCTCCCATTGAGTTCCGGGAGCGCCGCAGCAACATGAGGCAATGCCGCTATTGCATCTACATCTTCTGGAACCAAGGTCACCAAGTCCCAGCGAAAGCGCTGCGTTGGACCGCCAGGGCGCACCAACAATAAGTTGCTACCCATAGCGCTGATACTCTCCACTACGGATTTTTTCGCTCCATCGCCAATCGCAAGCATACTAATAACGGATGCAACACCGATCACAATACCCAGCAGGGTTAACACCGTGCGGAACACGTTGCTGCGCAGTGAGCGAAATGCCGTTTTAGTCGCTTCCAAAATTTCCGTTTTAAGTTCCGGCGCCCCCTGTAAGGTGTGCTCTCCGGCCGGCAACTGCTCAGGAATAGTTGGACCCGGGTCCGCTATAATTTTACCGTCGCGTATTTCAATCAAACGCTGGGCGTGATGCGCAACTTCGGCATCGTGCGTAATCAAAATAATGGTATGGCCCTGCGCGGATAATTCTTTCAGCAGGCGCATTACTTCTTTGCCGCTGTGACTATCTAACGCACCCGTTGGCTCGTCCGCCAAAATAATCTGGCCACCATTCATCAGCGCACGTGCAATGGAAACACGTTGCTGTTGACCACCGGATAATTGATTGGGGCGATGGTACAAACGTTCTTGCAAACCCAGCGAACTTAATAATGCTGAGGAGCGCGCGCGTCGCGCTTCCGGGGTCATACCTGAATAGGTTGCCGGCATTTCCACGTTTTCGCAGGCGGAAGACCCGGCCAGCAAGTTATAACTCTGGAATACGAAACCAAAAGCTTCACGCCGCAATTGTGCAAGGCCATCAGTATCCAGCGTTGCAACGCTGGTACCGTTAAATAAATAATCGCCGGTGCTGGCGCGATCCAGGCAACCGAGAATATTCATCAAGGTCGATTTTCCCGAGCCCGATTGCCCCATAATGGCAACAAACTCACCGGGATAAATTTCCAGATCAATACCGTGCAACACCTGAGTTGCAATTTCACCATTGCGAAACGTTTTGGTGACGTCAGATAATTTGATCAGCGGTTGTATGGAATTAGCCGCGCTCATTAACGTCTACCCATTCCCATACCGGGGCCACCCATACCCATGCCACCTACGGCTTTAGGTTGGCTTGGGCGCGAGCTGCCACTCACCACTTTTTCGCCTTCTTTCAGTCCTTCAGTAATTTGCGCTTGCACGCGATTGGTAACGCCTACCAATACTTTGCGCTCTTCAATATCGCCATCGGCATTCATGACTTTTACCAGCGCCGGGCGCGGACGATTGCCCATGGTGCCTTGACCTTCCGCGCGATCGCGACGCCCTTTCCATTCACCTTTAGGCCCATCATCCGCAGGAGCACCTTCGGGGCGCGGACCGCGTGGCGGAGCAAAACTGAGTGCCGACATAGGCACCAGCAACACATCTTTTGCTTGCGCCTCTACAAAAAATACCTGCGTGCTCATCTGTGTCATCAGCAAACGGTTTTCGTTGGGAACATCAAAAAGTGCGTTATACAACACCACATTGTTAAGAATTTCTGGCGTTGGTTGAATGCGATCCAACTTACTGTACCAGCGACGCCCCTGACTACCCAAAGTGGTAAAATACACCGACATTTCCTTGCGTAATTTGCCGATGTCTGCTTCCGACACCTGGGTTTGCACAGTCATAGTGGAAAGGTCAGCCACCCGCATAATGGTGGGCGCCATTTGATTGGTGTTTAGCGTTTGCCCCTGACGCGAAGTAATAGACACCACTGTCCCATCCATCGGGGCATAGATTTTGGCGTAGTTAAGATTGGCGGCTTCCACTTGCAAGGTAGATTCGGTTTGCTGAATTTGCGCTTGCACAGCTTTCAGTTGCGCTTGCGCCGATTTCAAACCAGCATCAGCCGTTTCCAGCGATTCACTGGTGGTGGCATCTTCTGCGAACAAATTTTTCTCGCGCTTGAAATTAATTTGCGCCAACGCCAGCTGTGCTTCACGGTCCAATAATTGTGCTTTTTGGTTTTGCAATTGTGCGCGGGTCGCATCCACTTTCGCCGCATACACAGTTGCATCAATTTCAGCGAGCAGATCACCCTCCTTCACTTCACTGCCAACCTCAACATGCAATTTTTTTAACTGACCCGACACCTGGGCCCCCACATCCACATAATCCTGTGGCTGCAACGTGCCTGTGGCAGTGACCAGGTTTTCAATATCACCACGGGTTACAGCTTCAGTGGTGTACACCACTTCGCTCGCGCTGTTGGACAACAATGTTTTTCCCAACAGCGCAGCAATTAGCAGGCCTGCCCCGGAGACAACAACCAACGCTTTTGTAGTTTTATAAAATGGTTTTTTCGCGGTATTCCGCAATCCGGCAGATGACATAAACGTTTCTCGTCTGATTTTTGGCGCAAGTATAATCCAGTCGCCCTGACAAAAAGACGCGCGCTCACCAGATCTACATTTGTTCCACAATCTTTCATTTATTGAACATAAAGGCTTCTGTTAAACCTGCGCCCACTGCCGTAAAAGGTTATGGTAATGGCCGGTCAACCCGACAATTTCCGCACTATCACCCAGTTGCTGGCGTAGTGACTGAATATTGCAGTCCAACTCGTACAACATATTTCGTTGCCAATCATCGCGCACCATACTTTGCGTCCAGAAAAAACTGCACACGCGCTCACCACGAGTCACTGGCTCCACCTGATGCAAACTGGTGGAGGGATATAAAATTAAATCGCCCGCAGGCAATTTCACTTCGTGACTGCCGTAGGTGTCCTGCACTATTAATTCACCGCCGTCGTACTCTTCCGGCTCGGACAAAAATAACGTGGACGAAACATCGGTGCGCAGACTTAAATTACTGCCGGGAACTAAACGAATCGCACCATCGACATGAAAGCCGTAATGCTCGCCACCGGCATAAGCATTAAATAACGGCGGAACTATGCGCAATGGCAAAGCGGCAGACATAAACACCGGATTGCGATACAGCGCTGTTAGAATAATTTCACCCAATTCACGCGCAATAATTCCATCAACTGGCAGCTGGCGATTTTTTTTCACCTGCGCGCCCTGCACGCCCACCGTTGCTTTTCCATCAACCCAATCCGCCTGATTCAAGCGCGCTCGGAATTCCGCCACTTGCTGTTTGGTTAAGACTTCTGGAATATGAATCAGCATAATGCCCTCATCGGGGCGCAATTTAGTGCGCCCTATTCAATTGCGTAGTTCTTAATTCAATTAAATAAATAAGGGCGCAATAAATTGCGCCCCTGGATTCGCGGTTTTATTGATCAATTAAAACGCAAAGTTAACACCTAAACGCGCTGACAAAGGTTGCGCCGGGTAATATCGGGCACCAGAGTTATTCAGGCTGCCGATATATTCTTCGTCTGCGAGATTAAGCACGTTTAATTGCAGCGTTACGTTTTTAGTCACCGGGTAAGATGCCATCACATCGAACACCCAATAGTCACCAAACTCCAACACGGAACGAGTTGCCTGTGCCTGTTCACTGGTCAGGCTGGAACTCATCATATTGTCGATGTAGCGCGCACCGCCACCAATAACCAAACCATTTCCAAAGGTGTAAGTATTCCACAAAGTGAAAGTGACTTCGGGGGACCACTGAATGACTCCACCTTCATTGTTGGCTGCACCATTGTTCGCAGCAGTGCGGTTACCGCGCACAATTTCAGTATCCATAAATGCGATACCCGCGTTGATTTGCCAAGCTTTGGTCACCGCTCCTATTAACGCAAACTCCACACCCTCGACTTGCTTCTCTCCTACCGCCGTCGATGTGCCGTCGGGGTTGGTTGCAATTTCATTTTCGTTAGTGCTTTTGAATGCCGCCGCCGTAAAAAACAAACTATCGTTCAATAAATTCCATTTGGTGCCCAACTCGTAATTGGTACCTTTCTGTGGATCGAGATTGGGGTTGTTGATGTTGCTTCCCGCCGCTTGCGTTGTAGGATCAGTATTTAACGCAAAATTGGAACCGCCCGGTGGCAATTCAGAGGTTGCATAAGAAATATAAATCGAACCCTTTTCTACCGGCTTGTAAACACCACCTATTTTCCAGCTCAACAACTCGTCGGTTACATGCGCCTCACGGCCCAACAAGGTTCCCACTGGAATGATTTGTACCGCAGGCGCTGTAACTGCAGCTTGGCGAGTAATGGTGTCGGTCTTGGTATTAAAGCGATCCGCGCGCAAACCAACGCTGACTTCCCACTGCGGGTTTAACGTAATAGTGTCAAGCGCATAGAATCCGTAAGTGGTAGTTTCACCATCCGTTTTTGCACCGGTGCGAACGACCGGCTGGAACACATCAGACGCGTTGGGTTGATACAGATTGGCGGCCACTTGGGTCACCGCGGTCGACGACGTAGGTGATACGAACGGCACCGCCATGGTGTAGTTCAATTGGCTTTCGTAAATAAATTCTACGCCCGAGGTTACATCATGTTTAACACCGCCCGCATCAAAGCTCGCGGTGAGGTTAGTTTGGTTGGTGAGGATTTGGTTGGATTGATCCTTACCCTGACGAGTACGTGCCACTTGCCAGCTTGCAGTATCAGCGGCTGTCGCCTTGGGAATAACAACGGCATTTACACCAGTGAGCACTTGCTCTTGCTTGGTATGGCCATAGCGAGAGGTATTGCGCAGCGTTACACCTTCAGCAAGGTCGTGCTCAATACGCACGGTAGTCATATTGGCATTCACATCATTGTGATCAGACGTGCTACCGTAAAAATTCTCTGAATCAACTGGCTTAACTTTTGGGCCATTCGGGAAAGCGGCGGCATAAACACTGCTGTACCAGCCATCCAGACCTACCGTAGGAACACCACCATCGGGAATACCGGATTGCTCCATCGACAAATAATTGATGTAGGTCCGAGTCTCACTGCCTA is a window encoding:
- a CDS encoding MacB family efflux pump subunit; amino-acid sequence: MSAANSIQPLIKLSDVTKTFRNGEIATQVLHGIDLEIYPGEFVAIMGQSGSGKSTLMNILGCLDRASTGDYLFNGTSVATLDTDGLAQLRREAFGFVFQSYNLLAGSSACENVEMPATYSGMTPEARRARSSALLSSLGLQERLYHRPNQLSGGQQQRVSIARALMNGGQIILADEPTGALDSHSGKEVMRLLKELSAQGHTIILITHDAEVAHHAQRLIEIRDGKIIADPGPTIPEQLPAGEHTLQGAPELKTEILEATKTAFRSLRSNVFRTVLTLLGIVIGVASVISMLAIGDGAKKSVVESISAMGSNLLLVRPGGPTQRFRWDLVTLVPEDVDAIAALPHVAAALPELNGSYTLRYGNIDHSTEISATAAQFPMARKWDLAQGTFFTDEDNKNYATVVVLGKTVATKLFADKNPLGEFIIINNVLFQVIGVMSERGADPGGQDQDDKVFVPFNTGSLRVIGQRFLRNITISVDDEKNMEEVQTRVHALLMERHGTEDFQIRSMSSLIDMVSETQNTMTFLLGSIAAISLLVGGIGVMNIMLVSVTERTREIGVRMATGARTRNIMQQFLIEALVVSALGGVIGVAIGLGTAMLIANFGTPVAYSFGPVIMAFSCAFLTGLLFGYLPARKAARLDPVAALATE
- a CDS encoding efflux RND transporter periplasmic adaptor subunit translates to MSSAGLRNTAKKPFYKTTKALVVVSGAGLLIAALLGKTLLSNSASEVVYTTEAVTRGDIENLVTATGTLQPQDYVDVGAQVSGQLKKLHVEVGSEVKEGDLLAEIDATVYAAKVDATRAQLQNQKAQLLDREAQLALAQINFKREKNLFAEDATTSESLETADAGLKSAQAQLKAVQAQIQQTESTLQVEAANLNYAKIYAPMDGTVVSITSRQGQTLNTNQMAPTIMRVADLSTMTVQTQVSEADIGKLRKEMSVYFTTLGSQGRRWYSKLDRIQPTPEILNNVVLYNALFDVPNENRLLMTQMSTQVFFVEAQAKDVLLVPMSALSFAPPRGPRPEGAPADDGPKGEWKGRRDRAEGQGTMGNRPRPALVKVMNADGDIEERKVLVGVTNRVQAQITEGLKEGEKVVSGSSRPSQPKAVGGMGMGGPGMGMGRR
- a CDS encoding Fe2+-dependent dioxygenase: MLIHIPEVLTKQQVAEFRARLNQADWVDGKATVGVQGAQVKKNRQLPVDGIIARELGEIILTALYRNPVFMSAALPLRIVPPLFNAYAGGEHYGFHVDGAIRLVPGSNLSLRTDVSSTLFLSEPEEYDGGELIVQDTYGSHEVKLPAGDLILYPSTSLHQVEPVTRGERVCSFFWTQSMVRDDWQRNMLYELDCNIQSLRQQLGDSAEIVGLTGHYHNLLRQWAQV
- a CDS encoding catecholate siderophore receptor Fiu, whose protein sequence is MTIQKTSKHIVSKKRANTLQLTATALSSAMLLASAGALAADEAQDTKKLNTVKVETDAVAADYKAEKASSPKFTQPLVDTPQTLVVVKKELFQQQAATTLSDALRNTPGITMLMGENGNTATGDSIFMRGFDTQGSIYVDGIRDLGSISRDTFNTEQVEIAKGPAGVDNGRGAASGYVNLSSKLANQEDATIGTLTAGTADYKRATIDVNRALGESSAVRVNVMKQDAGVDGRDEVENNLQGFAGSLAFGLGSETRTYINYLSMEQSGIPDGGVPTVGLDGWYSSVYAAAFPNGPKVKPVDSENFYGSTSDHNDVNANMTTVRIEHDLAEGVTLRNTSRYGHTKQEQVLTGVNAVVIPKATAADTASWQVARTRQGKDQSNQILTNQTNLTASFDAGGVKHDVTSGVEFIYESQLNYTMAVPFVSPTSSTAVTQVAANLYQPNASDVFQPVVRTGAKTDGETTTYGFYALDTITLNPQWEVSVGLRADRFNTKTDTITRQAAVTAPAVQIIPVGTLLGREAHVTDELLSWKIGGVYKPVEKGSIYISYATSELPPGGSNFALNTDPTTQAAGSNINNPNLDPQKGTNYELGTKWNLLNDSLFFTAAAFKSTNENEIATNPDGTSTAVGEKQVEGVEFALIGAVTKAWQINAGIAFMDTEIVRGNRTAANNGAANNEGGVIQWSPEVTFTLWNTYTFGNGLVIGGGARYIDNMMSSSLTSEQAQATRSVLEFGDYWVFDVMASYPVTKNVTLQLNVLNLADEEYIGSLNNSGARYYPAQPLSARLGVNFAF